A stretch of DNA from Electrophorus electricus isolate fEleEle1 chromosome 18, fEleEle1.pri, whole genome shotgun sequence:
GTACACATGTTGCAGTGCAATTAAAAGTACTGGTGTCTTCTCTTGTTAAGATGCTAAGAGTAATGGAGGCTCCAAGCGCTACAACCGTAAGCGGGAGCCCTCCTTCCCCAAGGCGGAGGGTTTCCCAGGCCCCCGTCGCACCCACCCACAGAAAGGCAAAAGTTTCGACAAGAGACCCCCCCAGAGAGGCGTCGGAGGAGGCCGACAGGGTGGGCTCATGGGCGgtgggagaagagaagaggtgcGTGAACATGCAGCTGAAACGGAGCATTTATGTAACATGATGCTTCACATTACGAAATATCACACTAGGAATGTGCACTCTTGGAGTTTTTAAGCATATATTCTTTTGCTTCTGAATAGTGTTGTTTAAGTTGTCCAAACTATAGTATATAGGGAGAGGACTGTCTAAAGCAGCATGTTATGTTTGCAGTGCTAATAGtagcatgttttttgtttatttgttttcctctttcagGTAGTAGAGACACGCCGGGCCGAATTTAGCCCGGCTCAGTTTTCTGGACCCAAAAAGATAAGTCTGAACCACTTGCTCAATTTTACCTTTGAGCCACGCGGAGGCCATTTTGGCTCTGGAGGCGACGGCCATTCCTGCTGGGGTCGCCGCAACAAGTGGGGCCATAAGCACAAGCCCTTCAACAAGGAGCTTTTCCTGCAGGCCAAGTGAGTCTGCTGCAGCGATCTAACCTCCACGCGGTTTAACCTGTTAGTGGCACTGGGTTAACCCTTAGGCTTGATCTATTCTAATAAAAAAGTTGAGGCTGGGTGAGGTAGCTGCCTTCCCCCTCTGAGCTTCATCAGCTGCCCTTAACTCAAACTGCTGTAGTATGGAGCGCCTAACAAATGCTTTCATTTAGACAAGCCAGGGTAGTTACCTGAGCCACAAATACTGCCTTAGGTACTTTGTAATTATCAGTCAGTTAGAATGACGCAAGAAACTTGTagagtttaaataaaaagtagaacttgtttgtgtgtgtgtgttgaccctctgtgttgtatttaattactgtgtTTCTTGGTACCTACCTGTAGCTGCCAGTTTGTGGTGATTAATGACCAGAACTACCAGGCTCACTTCACTGACCCAGACACGCTGGTCAGCTGGGACTGTGTGCAGCAAGTGGTAAGTCCTCGCCGTGCATAGGGCTCGGTTAACTGGGACTGGTCCCGGGTAGCTCCTCCACCGTGCCTAAAAACCCTCGCTCTACCCATACTGGGAGGTAAACGGGTGGCATGCGTGTGTCGGGATGGAGAGGATGCAAAAGTGTGTGAGGCGCCGTTCCCCTGCAGCCTTTGTAATCGCGCCCCTGTgttctcctgtcctctctctctgcgttCACGCTCACACAGCGCATCTACAGCCACGAGGTGCCATCCTGCCCCATCTGTCTGTATCCTCCGGTGGCGGCGCACATCACCCGCTGTGGCCACATCTACTGCTGGTCCTGCATGCTCCACTACCTGTCCCTGAGTGAGAAGACCTGGTCCAAGTGTCCCATCTGCTATGAGGCCGTCCACGACGTGGATCTCAAGAGGTCAGCACGGCGCCGGAAACGCTCACCTCTGATGCCTTCCCTGTCGGCTTGTTTTGGACCGTGCAGGGACTGGCCTGACCTAActctccttttttcctttcttagTGTCGTCGCCATGGAGACGCGTCAGTACGTGTCTGGCGACCTCATCACTATGCGTCTGATGCGTAGGGAGAAAGGCGTGCTGGTGGCACTGCCAAGCTCCCAGTGGATCAAGGTGGAGGAGCCCATCCGCTTTGGAGGTGAGAGGCAGGACGAGGTGGTCTTCCATCATGTGGCCAACGGCCATCTGGAAGTGTGCTCCAGAAAGTTTTGTTCTTGTTAAAATAATTCAGCAGAATTAagagttaaatgttttattattctttttaagAGAATGATTAAGAAAATACTTGCATGTAAAGGTGATTTTTCTGAATCATTCaagaaatgtgtgtatgtgctgcaGATGTGCGCCTGAGTGCGTACTCCAAGCTGCTGTTGGCGTCTCAGGAGCAGGTTCTGGGTTTGCTCgctgaggagagagcagcactgcagCTCCAGCTCAGACAGGAACAGGATGGCCCTCAGGCCTGCTTCATACAGGGAGCCCTGTTACAgttacaggtatacacacacacacacacacacacagagagctcagACAGGAACAGGATGACCCTCAGGCCTGCTTCATACAGGGAGCCCTGTTACAgttacaggtacacacactcagacaggaACAGGATGACCCTCAGGCCTGCTTCATACAGGGAGCCCTGTTACAgttacaggtacacacactgctTCAAGCATATTCAATGTTTGTGTAGGAGAGGGAGCAGAGCCTGCTGAATCGGAGCAGTCCGGATGGAGGTGCTGTGGAAGGTACTGACATGGAGAGACTCTCCCTGGCTGACTGCACATCTGCTGAGGTGGCCGTCAACAACCTGAGCAGCTCCAAGGTAACCTGAAGTGAAGTGTCTTCTGccgcacgtgcgcgcgcacactcgCTGAGCACAGCCCCTTTGAGGGAAGGGACTGCTGCTCAGGTGGTCGCCGCCCATTCGACGCTCTGCTCTTCTACTGCCTCTGTGCGATAATGTCTCTGCTTCCTTCTACAGCCTGTCCTGCAGTATGTTTCCGCATTCGATGACGAAGTACAGCAGCTCCCTGACAAGCTGCCGGAGAAGGGGGCACCAGGTGCAGCGGAGGTGGCTGAGCAGGTCTCTGAAAGACCTGGAGAAGAGAGCCCACCCCCCGAGCTGTGTGAAACTGGACCATCTCAGACCTCGCAGCATGGCCCATTCTATTACTTCtaccaaggtgtgtgtgtgtctgtgtacacatATTGAAATATGCTTGTCCATACACTTAGATTGGAACATGTGTACTGGCGtaatttgtatttcattataGAGTACAATAAACCCCAAAATAAGTGTAAtacatgtggaaaaaaaaaaaaaaagtcattgaaTGTTTTTGTATCACATGTATAGCTGTATTTTTGGTAGCACATGCTTTTCAGAATACTTGCTGGGTTCACCATTCACTGTAATTACTTTTGCAGTGTACAGTAGCTTGGTGTATATCTGTCCTATATCTGACAATGTTTACGCTGACCGTGTTTGGGCGTGTTGGCACAAGAATTCAAAGGTGTAAAAACCACAGAACGTGTTTGACGAGTTCCGTGTTGGTTGTTGAGCACTGATATGATCCtactctgcatgtgtgcatatgctcTGTAGCGGAGGACGGCCAGCAGATGTTCCTGCACCCTGTGAACGTGCGCTGTCTGCTCCGACAGTACGGCAGCCTGGAGAACAGCCCAGAATccatcactgctgctgtggTGGAGATCGAGGGCCACACAGTCAAcgaggtacacacacaaaagtgcacATTTGGGGAAGATGTTTGTTTAACTTGCAGAACTCTGCAAGTGTGCAACTCCATATGTTCATGGACCCCATGTTATTAAACATCTACAGAGCATAAGTGCAAATTTTCTTGCATGAAAACTGGATGAAATTCTGTTCATGTAAATGGCTATTAATAACCATTCTCACCGTTGATGAAAATGGTGactttttggttgttgttgttttttttgtttttttaaatattcaaagaaTTTGTGCGAATTCCAAACCTGAGCgagtgcgtgcgtatgtgtgcgtgggcCTTCTGTAGGATGTTCGCCGTCGACACCGCTACCTGTCGCACCTGCCTCTCACCTGCGAGTTCAGCATCTGTGAGCTCGACCTGCAGCCTCCTGTCCTCTCTAAAGAGACCCTGGACAGCTTCTCGGGTATCCTGCCCCCcatacgcacgcgcgcacacacacacacacacacactctgggctAGTCTAGCTCTAGGCTCTAACGTTTCACGGTCGCCCCTCCCTCCCAGACGACCTGGAGAAGAGGAAGCGCCTGAGGCAGAAGAAAGTGAGGGAtgagaagagaagggagaggagaatTGAGATGGAGGAGAACAGGAAGCAGGGGAAGTGTGAGTAGTCTTCTGGGCTGGGTCTCTCTGAgactttctcttcctcagtgcAGGAAGGCTTTGTAGCATCAGGTCTCCTGGTTTTATTTTACACGAGAAGTAAAGCTTTGTTAAGCCCATTGAGTTCTGCAGAGGACTGTTTCTCTGTAGCCGTGAGCTCCTTATGCTAAGTGAAGTCTGTCCAGCATGGGCACAGACTTCACTGCAGAAGGAAACATGGAGATGACCAGTTCTGATCCGTCTGTCCTGATGCTAAATGCTTCCTTTAATTAACCAAGTGCTCTGCCAGCACGTTGTAACCCAGGTTAAGTCCATGAGCCTGTGCTTGCTAGTATTTGCttgctaggtgtgtgtgtgcctgcgccCATTAGACCCGGAGGTGCACATCGGCCTAGAGAACCTGCAGCAGTTCCCAGCGTTCGGCTCTCCTCCTCAGCACAGCCCACCTGCACAGTCCCCTGAGTTCCTGCCTGTGCTCAGCTGTAGCCCTGCCTCTGGTAACGCACTCCGCTGGggaattttaaaacacaactCATCTGTGATACGATTATAGAGAAGTTCTATCGCTATCGAGCCTCTGTTGCTTGTTTCCAAATCATGGCCAAAAAGATAATCAGATAATCTCAAGCACCTGTATTGGCACATTGATTTAATCTACCTACTTTTGAAGAAAGAACCAGTACAgaacaacactcacacaaacgcacagctgtctgcttctctttgtCCAGAAGAGGCCAGTGTTTTAAAAGCTGTTGTACTCCTCAGATGGATTGATGTTCCCCAGTCTGAGCGGACAGAGTCCCTGCGTGAGCGTGGTCAACGTGGAGGAAGACTCCCACTGCGTGTCCTTCgcccaggtgtgtgtctgccctCACCTGCACAGCTGCTCCCGGGAGAGATGTAAACTATAACTCTGATCTCTCCACCTGTGCAGATGCTGAAAGGTGGAAAAGCTCGTGTGGATTCTGAGCCCAAACCTGCCCCAAAGAAAAGTAAGGAACTTCCTAGAATTTATAGAAGATTCACACCGAGTAGTCCAGTGTTCCTACATCCCGTTCGACCCGTTGGTCtgtttctcttactctcttctGCCCCcttgtgttggtgtgtagaTGCGTTCCTGGCTCCTCCGGTGGCTGACAGCGATGGGGAGAGTGATGGCTCAGACCGGGTGCCAGTGCCAAACTTCCAGAACTCCTTCAGCCAGGCGTTTGAGGCGGCACTGCTGCGTCTGGACCACACACCTTCTGCCCCAGCAGAAGCTCTGCCCACATCTGGTCAGTCCTGCCCCTACACTTAGACGTGTTTGCTACAGCCTTTGTGTGGCCCTGGAGTTGTATGTTCTGCGCTAAAGTTCATGAGTCTGGTACAGTGTTCATGTTTAGATAAACACAGTTTCCCTtccacaaaaaatgttttgttttgttttttattgtacATGACCATACTCTGAACGATACATTAGTCGGCAGCATAGTCAACTATAGATGGAGGAACTTTTAATGTTTGTCCCGTCCACTGGAGGACGGAaatcacaaacatttaaacaaagaaaatatcaaAAACTGCAGCATACAAACGATGGATGGAGAGGTTTTGTGTCTTTATTCTGTGCTCTTATTttggcccctcccctctctctcttctttttagAGGACAAAggagggaagaagaagaagaagaaacagaagctTCTGTTCAGCACTTCCATGGTTCACACAAAGTAAACAGGACTGCGGATCTCCGGCCCGTTCAcgctcacttgctctctcacgcgccctcatcctcctctcccaGTTTACACCCTTCCGTGTTAGTTTAGCCATGAGTAGACCCTGAATGGAGATTTAGTGATTAATCAACCGTGACTGACCTGAGTGATTTAGCACCTGTGGTCGGGTGCATGCCCCGGTATTACTGATGTAGTCTAGCTGCTGGCTCTATATGCTGGGTAACGCAACCCTCTGGTGTTAGCTGAAGTACATGACCAACACACCCCGCCACTACACGCACATCCTGAAACATAAACGCATAGCTGCCTTTTCATTGCGTTCAGTCATTTAGTCACAATTGCACCAGTGTAGTTAAGTAGACGAAGGATGTAGATTGCAGCAAATGACTTGCAGTGTGCCGCTGaagaccacacacacccgcgTGATTCACAGTAAAAGAGAAGTGTTGGTGCTTTTGGTTGTGGTGTACAGTGATGCAGTTTTGGGGGAGGATCACAGGAAAGCAGCCGACCAGCTGCCTAGAGCGCCTATACCCCCTACTTCAGTGTCTCTGTGCACCTTCCAAATGTCTGCAGGTCACTGGTCCGAAATCAGAAGATGAAAGTGGTCAGAAATGGCGTGGAGATGTGTTCATTGGCTTTCTGCAGTTTGGTGTGGTGCTGGAACTGGTGCAGTTCTCTCCACATCCTTTCTCCACCCTCTTAAGAGTGAACCACTGAAACTCCGCGTGGCACTTTGTGTCCCCCACACGTACACCAGCTGTAATCAGCATAAAGCACTGTTGGTGCTCCAGGAAATTTGCATACGATCTGTTAGTTTGACGTTTAATTTTGGTTCCTTAGAGGATTTCACCAGTTGTTCTCACGGTAGATGCATCACCTGTGTACAGGCCTGGCTGGGATTGGGTTCAGTGCCCTATCACAATGGTGCTGATGGCAGAGGGGTGGAGCTTCAGGATACCCCACCCCCTGTTTTCGTTGTACTCAATAAAGAGGGACATGTGGACAGGAAGGCTGTCTAAGATGTTTTCATTCAGAGgttaatttctgtttttgtttttgtttgatctgCTTGGAGAGAACCTGCGATGAAAAACAAGTGTACTGAATAAAGCGTTATTACATTAGTCTGTGTTGTTGTGGTGTCTGATCAATGAAAAGGAGAATCTGCatcacatacaaaatataattattaatactaCTATTGCTATGTATTGAGCAATGGCTACTGTTAGTGCACCTTATCCTGCAGGGCAAGATTGCGTTGGCTATATGAGGTGTTCCTGTTCACTATTCACTTTTCAGTATCCATATGAAGATCTTTGCCAACCTACATAGAAGAAAAGTCcccttttcatattattttgtaagaaaatacatattttgatctCTAACCAATATTGCAATTTTTGCAATaagtaaattgtaatattttgttttgattttacatgtttaaaaacttttttttaaaaattatggctattaaatcatgaaatatgcagaatgcatgtttattgGGTCAGTACTGTCATGGTGACTGAGGTTTAGAAAGTAGCCAcacaaaaaattgaaacaaaaaatgatttgatagagctgcattttgtgcgaacatttcagtggactacttgaaatgatttgaatcaacagtcccacatgaatttttcaaaattatcctTAAGGTTCCACTAATTACACTGAgggcacactggcagagaaatgtctcatgttaAAAGATTGTGTTATCTATTTAGAAGAGTCCCCTTTTTCTAACATAACCAATGTCTTTGCTTTAgtggtataatgtatttttggtagctTAAATGGCTATATATGGCTAGCAGTCAAATGTATGCGTTatctttcctttgtcttctgcgtggctggattgcttttaaatagtagcataggtcagttttctactgctagcttcatatagtgaacacagagactgaaatcaactggctctgaatgaaagtgtttcccGCTAACGCGTCTGGAAAAATACTGGTTGTTTATCGGAAATGTAGGACCTGTAAATGAGCGGGGCATTAATATTTGCGTCGTGTAGTATTTCTGCttaaaaattcaggaaaaaaccCATTAAGCACCAAGGATTTAGTATggattttttttgctcctggGATTAGTGCATGGAAACCTTTTACTAGGACACGTGCCCCTTTAAATTGCCCTAATGACGTCCCTGCATTGAGTACATTCATCTAATTATCACAAACTCGCTACTtggaattttgcaaatgtttaaaccctggtaacacagcatgtttacgactgagggagtcatttccctgtggttgacatatttcaagcttttctgttccaccatttaccactggatggcacactgggtgagacttatttctttctaaaaagctgAGCAGATCCCACTTGGTCTCGCCGGGCGCAGTGGCGCGCGCCTGTAATCCACGTTACCGggaggctgaggctggaggagcgcTTGAGTTCGGGGGCTCTGGACTACAGCGCGCTATGCT
This window harbors:
- the rnf10 gene encoding RING finger protein 10 isoform X1, which codes for MLESSDALSAELGPSPSAHRSRTSMEKNPPRSGSAGPAPGESKTKTDAKSNGGSKRYNRKREPSFPKAEGFPGPRRTHPQKGKSFDKRPPQRGVGGGRQGGLMGGGRREEVVETRRAEFSPAQFSGPKKISLNHLLNFTFEPRGGHFGSGGDGHSCWGRRNKWGHKHKPFNKELFLQANCQFVVINDQNYQAHFTDPDTLVSWDCVQQVRIYSHEVPSCPICLYPPVAAHITRCGHIYCWSCMLHYLSLSEKTWSKCPICYEAVHDVDLKSVVAMETRQYVSGDLITMRLMRREKGVLVALPSSQWIKVEEPIRFGDVRLSAYSKLLLASQEQVLGLLAEERAALQLQLRQEQDGPQACFIQGALLQLQVHTLRQEQDDPQACFIQGALLQLQEREQSLLNRSSPDGGAVEGTDMERLSLADCTSAEVAVNNLSSSKPVLQYVSAFDDEVQQLPDKLPEKGAPGAAEVAEQVSERPGEESPPPELCETGPSQTSQHGPFYYFYQAEDGQQMFLHPVNVRCLLRQYGSLENSPESITAAVVEIEGHTVNEDVRRRHRYLSHLPLTCEFSICELDLQPPVLSKETLDSFSDDLEKRKRLRQKKVRDEKRRERRIEMEENRKQGKYPEVHIGLENLQQFPAFGSPPQHSPPAQSPEFLPVLSCSPASDGLMFPSLSGQSPCVSVVNVEEDSHCVSFAQMLKGGKARVDSEPKPAPKKNAFLAPPVADSDGESDGSDRVPVPNFQNSFSQAFEAALLRLDHTPSAPAEALPTSEDKGGKKKKKKQKLLFSTSMVHTK
- the rnf10 gene encoding RING finger protein 10 isoform X2, giving the protein MLESSDALSAELGPSPSAHRSRTSMEKNPPRSGSAGPAPGESKTKTDAKSNGGSKRYNRKREPSFPKAEGFPGPRRTHPQKGKSFDKRPPQRGVGGGRQGGLMGGGRREEVVETRRAEFSPAQFSGPKKISLNHLLNFTFEPRGGHFGSGGDGHSCWGRRNKWGHKHKPFNKELFLQANCQFVVINDQNYQAHFTDPDTLVSWDCVQQVRIYSHEVPSCPICLYPPVAAHITRCGHIYCWSCMLHYLSLSEKTWSKCPICYEAVHDVDLKSVVAMETRQYVSGDLITMRLMRREKGVLVALPSSQWIKVEEPIRFGDVRLSAYSKLLLASQEQVLGLLAEERAALQLQLRQEQDGPQACFIQGALLQLQEREQSLLNRSSPDGGAVEGTDMERLSLADCTSAEVAVNNLSSSKPVLQYVSAFDDEVQQLPDKLPEKGAPGAAEVAEQVSERPGEESPPPELCETGPSQTSQHGPFYYFYQAEDGQQMFLHPVNVRCLLRQYGSLENSPESITAAVVEIEGHTVNEDVRRRHRYLSHLPLTCEFSICELDLQPPVLSKETLDSFSDDLEKRKRLRQKKVRDEKRRERRIEMEENRKQGKYPEVHIGLENLQQFPAFGSPPQHSPPAQSPEFLPVLSCSPASDGLMFPSLSGQSPCVSVVNVEEDSHCVSFAQMLKGGKARVDSEPKPAPKKNAFLAPPVADSDGESDGSDRVPVPNFQNSFSQAFEAALLRLDHTPSAPAEALPTSEDKGGKKKKKKQKLLFSTSMVHTK
- the rnf10 gene encoding RING finger protein 10 isoform X3, with the translated sequence MLESSDALSAELGPSPSAHRSRTSMEKNPPRSGSAGPAPGESKTKTDAKSNGGSKRYNRKREPSFPKAEGFPGPRRTHPQKGKSFDKRPPQRGVGGGRQGGLMGGGRREEVVETRRAEFSPAQFSGPKKISLNHLLNFTFEPRGGHFGSGGDGHSCWGRRNKWGHKHKPFNKELFLQANCQFVVINDQNYQAHFTDPDTLVSWDCVQQVRIYSHEVPSCPICLYPPVAAHITRCGHIYCWSCMLHYLSLSEKTWSKCPICYEAVHDVDLKSVVAMETRQYVSGDLITMRLMRREKGVLVALPSSQWIKVEEPIRFGDVRLSAYSKLLLASQEQVLGLLAEERAALQLQLRQEQDGPQACFIQGALLQLQVHTLRQEQDDPQACFIQGALLQLQEREQSLLNRSSPDGGAVEGTDMERLSLADCTSAEVAVNNLSSSKPVLQYVSAFDDEVQQLPDKLPEKGAPGAAEVAEQVSERPGEESPPPELCETGPSQTSQHGPFYYFYQAEDGQQMFLHPVNVRCLLRQYGSLENSPESITAAVVEIEGHTVNEDVRRRHRYLSHLPLTCEFSICELDLQPPVLSKETLDSFSDDLEKRKRLRQKKVRDEKRRERRIEMEENRKQGKYGLMFPSLSGQSPCVSVVNVEEDSHCVSFAQMLKGGKARVDSEPKPAPKKNAFLAPPVADSDGESDGSDRVPVPNFQNSFSQAFEAALLRLDHTPSAPAEALPTSEDKGGKKKKKKQKLLFSTSMVHTK